The sequence AATGGAGGATCTTCCCCACCAAAGCCCCCGGCACGTCCATGTCCAGCGTGAACACGGGCTTCCCGCACACCAGGGCTGGCCCATCCACCTTGTGCACGCTGCGGCCCACCACGTCCCTGGCCTTCGCCGCCACGCTCACCGCCATCGCCCCTCCCGTTTCCACTCCGCCGCGAGCATCACCGCGTCCACGATCTTCCGGTACCCGGTGCACCGACATAGGTTCCCCACGATGGCCGTCCGGACCTCCTCCGGGGTGGGATCCGGGTTGCGGGAGAGGAGATCGTAAGCGACGAGGATCATCCCCGGGGTACAGAACCCGCACTGGACCGCCCCGGCATCGAGGAACGCCTCCTGAAGGGGATGGGGATCGTTCACCGTGCCCAGACCCTCCAAGGTGATGATGCGCTTCCCCTGGGCCCGGGCGGCGAAGGCGATGCACGACCGCACCGCCCGTCCGTCCACGAGCACCGTGCACGCCCCGCAATCCCCGGTGCCACACCCCTCCTTCACCGACTTCATCCCCAGCCTCCGGAGGAGATGGAGCAGGGATTCCCCCGGCTCGACCTCCGGGTACTGGGGAACCCCGTTCAACTCAAAGTAGATCTTCATCGCGCGGCCCTCTCCGCGGCCCGGACCAGGGCGCGACGCACGAGGACCCCAGCCACGCTCCGGCGCCAGGCGGCGCTCGCGCGGCGGTCGTCCCCCACCTCGGCCCGGCGCTCCACCTCCTCCTGGACCTGGCGCCACAGGGTGTCGGAGGGGGCCTCCCCCTGGAGGGCCTCCTCGAGCCAGGTGAGGCGTTGCCCCCGGGCCGGCGTCGCCCCCACCGCCACCCGTGCCCACGCGATCTTTTCGTCCTGAATCCCTACCCCGCACGCGGCGTTGAGGAGGGCGATGTCCCCGGCGGAGCGGGCAAGCTTCTCGAACGCGAACGCCCCATCCCAGGGGGGAAAGGCGATCTCGGTCAACACCGCCCGGCGCAACACGGCCCGGAACGGCCGGCGGTAGAGCTCCTCTACCAGGGCGTGCTCCTCCCGCTCGCCCTCCCAGCACGCCTCGGCCCCCAGGGCGACGAGGGCGGTGGGGATGTCCGCCCACGGATGGGCGGAAACCACGGCCCCGCCCAAGGTGGCCATGTTCCGCAGCGGGGGAACCGCCACCCGACGCAGCACCTCGACCAGGGTACCGTGCAGGTACCGCCGCGCCGCCGGGTGTTCCAGGATCTCGGTGAGGGTGGTCGTGGTCCCGATGCGCAGCCGTCCGTCCTCCTCCCGGACGTAGGAAAGGCCGATCCCCATGATGTCGATCAGCCCCTCGAGGTCGGTGCGGGCGGAGCGGCCGAGGTCCACCCCCCCGGCGAGGAGCGCTCCCCGGCCGTCGTAGGCGTCGAGGAGGGACAGCGCTTCCTCTACGTCCCGGGCCCAATGGAAACGACGGACCCCCGTCAGGCGCACATCGGTCACCCAATGGAGTATAGCGCCGGGGCTACTTGTAAGGCAACTTGACCGTTTCGGTGGTCCAACGGTATACTGGCCCTCGCCATGGGTGGGTGTGCTGGAGAGGGTGTCCCAGGGCGAGGCCGTTCACCGCCCGTACCTACCGTTCTGCTCCAGGACATCACCAAGACCTTCCCCGGGGTGCTGGCCAACGACCGGGTGACGTTGGAGCTCCGCGCGGGCGAGGTCCATGCCCTCCTCGGGGAGAACGGGGCCGGCAAGACCACGCTCATGAACATCCTCTACGGCCTCTACCGGCCGGACTCAGGCGAGATCCTCATCCGCGGCGTTCCCACCCAGATCCATTCTCCGCGCGATGCCATCGCCCACGGGATCGGCATGGTCCACCAGCACTTCAAGCTCGTCTTCCCCCACACCGTGGCCGAGAACGTCGCCCTCGGCCTCAAGGGGACCCCGTTCTGGGCCCCGATCCGGGTCGTGGAGCGAAAACTGCGGGAACTGTCCGAACGTTATGGGCTCCCCGTGGACCCCGGAAGCCGGGTGTGGGAGCTTAGCGCCGGGGAGCAGCAGCGGGTGGAGATCCTCAAGGCCCTGTATCGGGGGGCGGAGATCCTCATCCTGGACGAGCCGACGAGCGTCCTCACCCCGCAGGAGGTGACCGAGCTCTTCAAAGTCCTCCTGCGGATGAAGGCCGAAGGGCACGTGGTGGTGTTCATCACGCACAAGCTCGGGGAGGTCATGGAGGTGGCGGACCGGGTGACGGTGATGCGCCGGGGGCGGGCGGTGGGGACGGTTACGGTGGCGAATACCGACAAGGCCGAGCTGGCGCGGATGATGGTCGGCCGCGAGGTCGTGTTCCGGCTTTCCAAGGGGAAGTGCATGCCCGGGGAGGAGGCGCTCCTCGTCCAGGGCCTGTGGGCGAGGAACGACCGGGGGCTCCACGCGGTGCGGGGTGTGTCGCTCCGGGTGTGCCGGGGGGAGATCTTGGGGATCGCCGGCGTGGCCGGGAACGGCCAACGGGAGCTGGTGGAGACGATCACCGGCCTCCGGCGGGCGGAGCGGGGTCGGGTGGTGGTCCTGGGCCGGGACCTCACCAACCGTTCGGCGCGGGCGGTGGCCGACGTCGGGATGGCCCACATCCCCGAGGAGCGATTGCGGATGGGGATCGTGCCGGGGATGGCGGTGGAGGACAACCTGATCCTCAAGCGGCATCACCGGCCGCCGTTCTCATGGGGGCCGTTCCTCCGGTTGCGCGAGGTGCGGCGGTTCGCCCAGGAGTCCATCGGAAGGTACGGCATCATGACCCCCGCGGCGCGCGCCCCGGCCAAGCTCCTCTCGGGGGGGAACATCCAGAAGCTGATCCTGGCCCGGGAGCTTTCCGGGGAGCCTGGGCTGATCGTGGCCGCCCACCCTACCTACGGCCTCGACGTGGGGGCCACGGAACAGGTGCGCCGCTACCTCCTCGGGGGGCGGGAGAAGGGGGTGGGGGTGCTCCTCGTGTCCGAGGACCTGGAGGAGATCGTGGAGCTTTCGGACCGGATCGCGGTCATGTTCCGGGGGGAGATCATGGGCGTGGTTCCGGCGGCGGAGGCGGACCTCGAGGAGATCGGGCTGATGATGGCCGGCGAGCGCCGGCTGGCACCGCAGCCATGAGGCGAGTCGGGCCCCTTCTCGTGGAACGCCGGATCACCCCGCCCCGCTCGGCGGTGATCGGGGTGTCGGCCTTGGCGGTGGTGATCGCCCTCCTGGTGGCGGCGATCATCTTCTGGGGGTACGGGGTCAGCCCGTGGCAGGCCTACGCCGCCATCGCCCGGGGCAC comes from Candidatus Acetothermia bacterium and encodes:
- a CDS encoding (2Fe-2S)-binding protein, with the translated sequence MKIYFELNGVPQYPEVEPGESLLHLLRRLGMKSVKEGCGTGDCGACTVLVDGRAVRSCIAFAARAQGKRIITLEGLGTVNDPHPLQEAFLDAGAVQCGFCTPGMILVAYDLLSRNPDPTPEEVRTAIVGNLCRCTGYRKIVDAVMLAAEWKREGRWR
- a CDS encoding FAD binding domain-containing protein; protein product: MTDVRLTGVRRFHWARDVEEALSLLDAYDGRGALLAGGVDLGRSARTDLEGLIDIMGIGLSYVREEDGRLRIGTTTTLTEILEHPAARRYLHGTLVEVLRRVAVPPLRNMATLGGAVVSAHPWADIPTALVALGAEACWEGEREEHALVEELYRRPFRAVLRRAVLTEIAFPPWDGAFAFEKLARSAGDIALLNAACGVGIQDEKIAWARVAVGATPARGQRLTWLEEALQGEAPSDTLWRQVQEEVERRAEVGDDRRASAAWRRSVAGVLVRRALVRAAERAAR
- a CDS encoding ABC transporter ATP-binding protein translates to MGGCAGEGVPGRGRSPPVPTVLLQDITKTFPGVLANDRVTLELRAGEVHALLGENGAGKTTLMNILYGLYRPDSGEILIRGVPTQIHSPRDAIAHGIGMVHQHFKLVFPHTVAENVALGLKGTPFWAPIRVVERKLRELSERYGLPVDPGSRVWELSAGEQQRVEILKALYRGAEILILDEPTSVLTPQEVTELFKVLLRMKAEGHVVVFITHKLGEVMEVADRVTVMRRGRAVGTVTVANTDKAELARMMVGREVVFRLSKGKCMPGEEALLVQGLWARNDRGLHAVRGVSLRVCRGEILGIAGVAGNGQRELVETITGLRRAERGRVVVLGRDLTNRSARAVADVGMAHIPEERLRMGIVPGMAVEDNLILKRHHRPPFSWGPFLRLREVRRFAQESIGRYGIMTPAARAPAKLLSGGNIQKLILARELSGEPGLIVAAHPTYGLDVGATEQVRRYLLGGREKGVGVLLVSEDLEEIVELSDRIAVMFRGEIMGVVPAAEADLEEIGLMMAGERRLAPQP